In Janibacter sp. CX7, a single genomic region encodes these proteins:
- a CDS encoding tyrosine recombinase XerC codes for MSAASTSEPAPPPAWVGDVVDAFATHLLRERDRSEHTIRAYVGDTRACLAWCAAEGSDGVAEVTLAQLRAWLGTLAASGAARSTLSRRSAAVRTFFAWTTRTGRTATDPALRLASPKRQRTLPDVVSREGMTAVLDVAAVAADDEDPIHLRNRAVLELLYASGIRVSELTGLDVDDVDRGRRVVRVLGKGRKERVVPYGGPADEALGEWLERGRPRVAVDGSGPALFLGRRGRRVDPRQVREVVHALLAHVPDAPDVGPHGLRHSAATHLLEGGADLRMVQELLGHSSLATTQIYTHVSLDRLRRSYEQAHPRA; via the coding sequence GTGAGCGCCGCGTCGACCTCCGAGCCCGCGCCGCCCCCCGCGTGGGTCGGCGATGTCGTCGACGCCTTCGCGACCCACCTGCTGCGGGAGCGCGACCGGTCCGAGCACACGATCCGCGCCTACGTCGGTGACACCAGGGCATGCCTGGCGTGGTGCGCCGCCGAGGGCAGCGACGGCGTTGCCGAGGTCACGCTCGCCCAGCTGCGCGCTTGGCTCGGCACGCTCGCCGCGAGCGGTGCGGCCCGGTCGACGCTCTCCCGACGCTCGGCGGCGGTGCGCACCTTCTTCGCCTGGACGACGCGCACCGGCCGGACGGCCACGGACCCCGCGCTGCGGCTGGCGTCACCCAAGCGGCAGCGCACCCTGCCCGACGTCGTCTCCCGCGAGGGGATGACCGCCGTCCTCGACGTGGCCGCCGTCGCCGCGGACGACGAGGACCCGATCCACCTGCGCAACCGGGCCGTCCTCGAGCTGCTCTACGCCAGCGGGATCCGAGTCAGCGAGCTCACCGGCCTCGACGTCGACGACGTCGACCGGGGCCGTCGCGTCGTGCGCGTGCTCGGCAAGGGCCGCAAGGAGCGGGTCGTGCCCTACGGCGGGCCGGCCGACGAGGCCCTCGGCGAGTGGCTCGAGCGCGGCCGACCTCGGGTGGCCGTCGACGGCTCGGGCCCGGCGCTCTTCCTCGGCAGGCGCGGTCGCCGCGTCGATCCCCGTCAGGTGCGAGAGGTCGTGCACGCACTGCTCGCCCATGTCCCTGATGCCCCTGATGTCGGCCCGCACGGGTTACGTCACTCCGCGGCGACCCACCTGCTCGAGGGCGGCGCCGACCTGCGCATGGTCCAGGAGCTGCTCGGCCACTCCTCGCTCGCGACGACGCAGATCTACACCCACGTCTCGCTCGACCGTCTGCGCCGCAGCTACGAGCAGGCCCACCCCCGCGCCTGA
- a CDS encoding murein hydrolase activator EnvC translates to MSTVPFVALALAGALTGPPPPPAADRWSWPVGGGAPPAVVAPFDAPQEQWGAGHRGIDLATFVGAPTTAVADGVVTHRGRIAGRGTVSVTHASGVRSTYEPVDASVTTGDRVRRGQQIGTVGPEAGHCAPATCLHLGARRGPTYLDPMTFFGARRVILLPVR, encoded by the coding sequence ATGAGCACCGTCCCCTTCGTCGCCCTCGCCCTCGCCGGGGCGCTCACCGGCCCTCCGCCCCCGCCGGCCGCCGACCGCTGGTCGTGGCCGGTGGGCGGCGGTGCACCTCCTGCGGTCGTCGCCCCCTTCGACGCACCGCAGGAGCAGTGGGGCGCCGGGCACCGCGGCATCGACCTCGCGACCTTCGTGGGCGCGCCGACCACCGCGGTCGCCGACGGCGTCGTCACGCACCGCGGGCGGATCGCCGGCCGCGGCACGGTGAGCGTCACGCACGCCAGCGGGGTCCGCAGCACCTACGAGCCGGTCGACGCGAGTGTCACGACCGGTGACCGCGTCAGGCGGGGGCAGCAGATCGGCACCGTCGGTCCGGAGGCCGGCCACTGCGCCCCCGCCACCTGCCTGCACCTCGGCGCACGGCGCGGCCCGACATACCTCGACCCGATGACCTTCTTCGGTGCCCGGCGGGTGATCCTGCTGCCCGTCCGCTGA
- a CDS encoding pyridoxal phosphate-dependent aminotransferase — protein sequence MSSPLVDRMEPHAETIFATMSALALEHDAVNLGQGFPDTDGPAEVLEAARAAVAAGHNQYPPSIGIPALREAVAAHQASFHSLRHDPATEVLITSGATEAIAASLLGLVSPGDEVVTFEPYYDSYAAGIDLAGGVRRTVPLSYPDLSFDPEQLAAAFSERTRVVLLNTPHNPLGKVFTRAELEVVADLARRHDAWVISDEVYEHLTFGVPHVPIATLPGMAERTLTIGSAGKFFSVTGWKVGWVTGPAPLVRAARVVKQYLTFTTASPLQHAVAHALGLGPQVLTDLTDSLRERRDLLVSGLEAAGLDVRPSDGTYFVVADAAPLGVTDALQWCLDLPAAAGVAAVPVSVFCDEPERMSSLVRFAFCKQVPVLDEACRRLAAFTG from the coding sequence ATGAGCTCACCCCTCGTCGACCGCATGGAGCCGCACGCCGAGACGATCTTCGCGACCATGTCGGCGCTCGCCCTCGAGCACGACGCGGTCAACCTCGGGCAGGGCTTCCCCGACACCGACGGACCCGCGGAGGTCCTCGAGGCGGCACGGGCGGCGGTCGCGGCCGGCCACAACCAGTACCCGCCATCGATCGGCATCCCGGCCCTGCGCGAGGCGGTCGCCGCGCACCAGGCGAGCTTCCACTCCCTTCGTCATGATCCGGCGACGGAGGTGCTCATCACCTCCGGGGCGACCGAGGCGATCGCGGCGAGCCTGCTCGGGCTGGTCTCCCCCGGCGACGAGGTCGTCACCTTCGAGCCCTACTACGACAGCTACGCGGCGGGTATCGACCTGGCGGGCGGGGTCCGTCGGACCGTCCCGCTGTCATACCCGGACCTGAGCTTCGACCCCGAGCAGCTCGCCGCGGCCTTCTCCGAGCGCACGCGCGTGGTCCTGCTCAACACCCCGCACAACCCCCTCGGCAAGGTCTTCACCCGCGCCGAGCTCGAGGTCGTCGCCGACCTCGCCCGCCGGCACGACGCGTGGGTCATCAGCGACGAGGTCTACGAGCACCTGACCTTCGGCGTGCCGCACGTGCCGATCGCGACCCTGCCCGGGATGGCCGAGCGGACCCTGACGATCGGCTCGGCCGGCAAGTTCTTCTCCGTCACGGGGTGGAAGGTCGGCTGGGTCACCGGCCCCGCTCCCCTCGTGCGGGCCGCCCGCGTCGTCAAGCAGTACCTGACCTTCACGACCGCCTCTCCCCTGCAGCACGCCGTCGCCCACGCACTGGGTCTGGGACCGCAGGTGCTCACCGACCTCACCGACTCCCTCCGCGAGCGACGCGACCTGCTCGTCAGCGGGCTCGAGGCCGCCGGGCTCGACGTGCGCCCGTCGGACGGGACCTACTTCGTCGTCGCCGATGCCGCACCCCTCGGCGTCACCGACGCCCTCCAGTGGTGCCTCGACCTGCCCGCTGCCGCCGGCGTGGCCGCCGTGCCGGTGTCGGTCTTCTGCGACGAGCCGGAGCGGATGTCCTCGCTCGTGCGCTTCGCCTTCTGCAAGCAGGTGCCCGTCCTCGACGAGGCCTGCCGGCGGCTCGCCGCCTTCACCGGCTGA
- the rpsB gene encoding 30S ribosomal protein S2 has translation MAVVTMRQLLESGVHFGHQTRRWNPKMKRFIMTERNGIYIIDLQQSLTYINDAYEFVKQTVSHGGTILFVGTKKQAQEPIAEQATRVGMPYVNHRWLGGMLTNFQTISKRLTRLKELEEIDFDTVAGSGYTKKELLILRREKDKLEKTLGGIRNMAKVPSAVWIVDTKKEHLAVDEARKLGLPVIAILDTNCDPDEVDYKIPGNDDAIRSVTLLTRVVADAVADGLMARGGGNATEGAGSVEAEPMAEWERELLAGEGTEAAAPAAEAPAAEAAPEAAATEAPAAEAAPEAPAAEATPEA, from the coding sequence ATGGCCGTCGTCACCATGCGCCAGCTCCTGGAGAGCGGCGTCCACTTCGGGCACCAGACCCGCCGGTGGAACCCCAAGATGAAGCGCTTCATCATGACCGAGCGCAACGGCATCTACATCATCGACCTGCAGCAGTCGCTGACCTACATCAACGACGCCTACGAGTTCGTCAAGCAGACCGTGTCCCACGGCGGCACGATCCTCTTCGTCGGCACGAAGAAGCAGGCCCAGGAGCCCATCGCCGAGCAGGCGACGCGCGTCGGGATGCCCTACGTCAACCACCGCTGGCTCGGTGGCATGCTCACGAACTTCCAGACGATCTCCAAGCGCCTCACGCGCCTGAAGGAGCTCGAGGAGATCGACTTCGACACCGTCGCCGGCTCCGGCTACACGAAGAAGGAGCTCCTCATCCTTCGCCGTGAGAAGGACAAGCTGGAGAAGACCCTCGGCGGTATCCGCAACATGGCCAAGGTCCCCTCGGCCGTGTGGATCGTCGACACCAAGAAGGAGCACCTGGCCGTCGACGAGGCCCGCAAGCTCGGCCTCCCGGTCATCGCCATCCTCGACACCAACTGCGACCCCGACGAGGTCGACTACAAGATCCCGGGCAACGACGACGCGATCCGCTCCGTCACCCTGCTCACCCGCGTCGTCGCCGACGCGGTTGCCGACGGCCTGATGGCCCGTGGTGGCGGCAACGCCACCGAGGGTGCTGGGTCCGTCGAGGCCGAGCCGATGGCCGAGTGGGAGCGCGAGCTCCTCGCCGGTGAGGGCACCGAGGCTGCGGCTCCCGCCGCCGAGGCTCCCGCTGCCGAGGCCGCCCCGGAGGCTGCTGCCACCGAGGCCCCCGCCGCCGAGGCTGCCCCGGAGGCTCCGGCCGCCGAGGCCACCCCCGAGGCCTGA
- the tsf gene encoding translation elongation factor Ts translates to MANYTAADIKELRERTGAGMLDVKKALDEAEGDKSKAQELLRIKGLKGVTKREGRTTSNGLVVAQAEAGVGTLVEVLCETDFVAKGEKFGALADEVLAAAVASKATDAESLLAAPAGDKTVKELLDDANATIGEKIEVKRVARVEAPQVSAYLHKTSPDLPAQIGVLLGTEGGDAQVARDVAMHIAAFSPNVLTRDEIDADVVANERRIAEETAKEEGKPEAALPKIVEGRVNGFFKENVLLDQPFAKDSKKSVGKVLEEAGASATQFARFRVGS, encoded by the coding sequence ATGGCGAACTACACCGCCGCTGACATCAAGGAGCTGCGCGAGCGCACCGGCGCCGGCATGCTCGACGTGAAGAAGGCGCTCGACGAGGCCGAGGGCGACAAGTCCAAGGCCCAGGAGCTGCTGCGCATCAAGGGCCTCAAGGGCGTCACCAAGCGTGAGGGCCGCACGACCTCCAACGGGCTCGTCGTGGCCCAGGCCGAGGCCGGCGTCGGCACGCTCGTCGAGGTCCTCTGCGAGACCGACTTCGTCGCGAAGGGCGAGAAGTTCGGCGCCCTCGCCGACGAGGTCCTCGCTGCTGCGGTCGCGTCCAAGGCCACCGACGCCGAGAGCCTGCTCGCGGCCCCGGCCGGCGACAAGACGGTCAAGGAGCTCCTCGACGACGCCAACGCGACGATCGGCGAGAAGATCGAGGTCAAGCGGGTTGCCCGCGTCGAGGCCCCCCAGGTCTCGGCCTACCTGCACAAGACCAGCCCCGACCTGCCCGCCCAGATCGGTGTCCTGCTGGGCACCGAGGGTGGCGACGCCCAGGTGGCTCGTGACGTCGCGATGCACATCGCGGCCTTCAGCCCCAACGTGCTCACCCGCGACGAGATCGACGCCGACGTCGTCGCCAACGAGCGCCGGATCGCCGAGGAGACGGCCAAGGAGGAGGGCAAGCCCGAGGCTGCGCTCCCCAAGATCGTCGAGGGCCGGGTCAACGGCTTCTTCAAGGAGAACGTCCTGCTCGACCAGCCCTTCGCCAAGGACTCCAAGAAGTCCGTTGGCAAGGTCCTCGAGGAGGCCGGCGCGAGCGCGACGCAGTTCGCCCGCTTCCGCGTCGGTTCCTGA